From Ptychodera flava strain L36383 chromosome 2, AS_Pfla_20210202, whole genome shotgun sequence, the proteins below share one genomic window:
- the LOC139121339 gene encoding uncharacterized protein, whose product MDKVTIYDNVPKDRNVNHRVIASTLVKMAYIQFLLGVVLIYAGSVAMATGCHFAYLGTPKYGGVLAIMTGLITLISTERKTTDGTLATMIFSFISGTFCAVVLVTITAVALGSEEHRENVYSTCYNMSGMVFKICKQRFYNTVHERQTIDTFILLMAVCEAIVAIINGILSSRLLCRHSCKKCCTQSQCCWKRGFSNAASYYEPAQMKAYLGPQGGSVDLSPSAFMSMPVGEGNNMFIMIPVNSAKVYGKDSKDIESQREDIDTAISESSPLQI is encoded by the exons ATGGATAAAGTGACCATTTATGATAATGTGCCTAAAGACAGGAATGTGAATCACCGTGTTATAGCGTCTACCTTGGTGAAGATGGCTTACATCCAGTTCCTGttaggtgttgttttaatctaTGCAGGTTCTGTAGCAATGGCTACTGGCTGTCACTTTGCTTACCTTGGCACACCAAAGTATGGTGGAGTGTTG GCGATAATGACAGGGTTGATTACTCTGATATCGACAGAGAGGAAGACAACTGATGGG ACGTTGGCTACGATGATCTTTTCATTTATATCTGGAACATTCTGTGCAGTAGTGTTAGTCACTATCACGGCGGTAGCATTGGGTTCTGAGGAACACAGGGAAAATGTCTACAGCACATGTTACAACATGAGTGGAATGGTGTTCAAGATCTGCAAACAGCGATTCTATAATACTGTA CACGAACGACAGACTATTGATACATTCATTCTGCTGATGGCTGTATGTGAAGCGATTGTTGCCATAATAAATGGAATTCTGAGCAGCAGGCTTCTCTGTCGCCATAGTTGCAAGAAATGTTGCACCCAG AGTCAGTGTTGTTGGAAGAGAGGTTTCAGCAATGCAGCATCATACTACGAGCCTGCGCAG ATGAAGGCTTATCTTGGTCCTCAAGGTGGTTCGGTAGATCTCTCACCAAGTGCATTCATGTCGATGCCAGTTGGAGAAGGCAACAACATGTTTATAATGATTCCAGTCAACTCAGCCAAAG TGTATGGCAAAGATTCCAAGGACATCGAAAGCCAGAGAGAAGATATTGATACGGCTATCTCAGAATCGTCACCATTACAGATATGA
- the LOC139121361 gene encoding uncharacterized protein → MGKEPIDDKLSKGRNVNSPVKSFTLITMACSQILFGGILIFAGIVAINTGCHFAHLGIPMYGGVLSITTGLIGIISATRKTSDMALTTMIFSFMSATFCAVVLVTVMAVGLGAEDSWRYRCDHKDYDCTRTVHKKQAIDTFILMMAVCEAIAAFINGILCSRNCKKCCSQTSQTRSCLGGCCRDGISCCKPTQVHFVLGPAPGSLEPSQISLKTMQTKEGNAIVVLPTDTTEGNPSLVNNGMSNDIENQKEDVNMDASESSPLLD, encoded by the exons ATGGGTAAAGAGCCCATCGATGACAAGCTGTCGAAGGGCAGAAATGTGAATTCCCCTGTTAAATCATTCACCTTGATAACGATGGCCTGCAGCCAAATTCTGTTTGGTGGGATTCTAATCTTCGCAGGCATTGTGGCAATTAATACTGGTTGTCATTTTGCTCATCTCGGCATACCAATGTATGGTGGAGTATTG TCAATAACAACAGGATTGATTGGTATCATATCAGCCACGAGGAAAACGAGTGACATG GCGCTGACTACAATGATCTTTTCATTTATGTCTGCAACATTCTGTGCAGTTGTGTTAGTAACTGTCATGGCGGTAGGATTGGGCGCTGAGGACAGTTGGAGATACAGATGTGATCATAAAGATTATGACTGTACAAGGACAGTG CATAAAAAACAGGCTATTGATACTTTCATACTGATGATGGCTGTGTGTGAAGCGATTGCAGCCTTCATAAATGGAATTCTCTGTAGCCGTAACTGCAAGAAATGTTGCAGCCAG ACTTCTCAGACCCGATCTTGCTTAGGGGGATGTTGCAGAGACGGCATATCATGCTGCAAGCCTACACAG GTGCACTTTGTTCTCGGACCCGCACCTGGTTCGCTCGAGCCATCTCAGATTTCATTGAAGACTATGCAAACTAAAGAAGGCAATGCCATCGTTGTGTTACCAACTGATACAACTGAAGGAAACCCCAGCTTGG TAAATAATGGTATGTCGAACGACATTGAAAACCAGAAAGAAGATGTTAATATGGATGCTTCAGAATCGTCACCATTACTGGACTGA
- the LOC139121379 gene encoding uncharacterized protein, producing the protein MDKVPLDEHVPEKNAKPPVKSSTLVAIAFTQTLLGGVLIYAGTVAVKTECYFAHVGLPMYGGVLAIITGLIGIISAIWKTGNMTLTTMVLSFTSATFCAVVLVTVMAVALDAEDSWKYFERCKDSHYNYNYTCKQQVNKTVHKRQAIDTFILMMAVCEGVIAFINGILCSRVLCQCRRKKCCMQVMTSQIRSCMKGCCEDGTSCCKPTQMNVYLSPPPGSLEPSQISLKTMPTGEGNAMIVTIPTDTINGNPNLVNCGVSKDIESQEEDNDMDASESSPLLD; encoded by the exons ATGGATAAGGTGCCCCTTGATGAACATGTTCCTGAGAAGAATGCTAAGCCTCCTGTTAAATCATCAACGTTGGTCGCGATtgccttcactcaaactctgtTGGGAGGTGTTTTAATCTACGCAGGGACTGTGGCGGTGAAAACTGAGTGCTACTTTGCTCACGTTGGTTTACCAATGTACGGTGGAGTGTTG GCAATAATAACAGGATTGATTGGTATAATATCGGCAATATGGAAGACGGGTAACATG ACCTTGACCACGATGGTCTTATCATTTACGTCTGCAACATTCTGTGCAGTAGTATTAGTTACTGTCATGGCCGTGGCTTTGGATGCCGAGGATAGTTGGAAGTACTTCGAGAGATGTAAGGACAGTCATTACAACTATAATTATACCTGTAAACAGCAAGTCAATAAAACTGTG CATAAACGACAGGCCATTGATACTTTCATACTGATGATGGCCGTATGTGAGGGAGTGATTGCCTTCATAAATGGGATTCTTTGCAGCAGGGTTCTGTGTCAATGCCGCCGCAAGAAATGTTGCATGCAGGTTATG ACTTCTCAGATTCGATCTTGCATGAAGGGATGTTGCGAAGATGGCACATCATGCTGCAAGCCTACACAG ATGAACGTCTATCTTAGCCCTCCACCTGGTTCACTTGAGCCATCCCAGATTTCATTGAAGACTATGCCAACTGGAGAAGGCAATGCCATGATCGTTACGATACCAACTGATACAATAAATGGTAACCCCAATCTAG TAAACTGTGGTGTGTCTAAGGACATCGAGAGCCAGGAAGAAGATAATGATATGGATGCTTCAGAATCGTCACCATTACTGGACTGA
- the LOC139121397 gene encoding uncharacterized protein — protein MQVLTSQIQSFSEGCCRDYTPVNKPTTQMYIYLGQADGTTLPIPLKTVPAEEGNAIVAMIPTNTTKVNSNDSKDIESLRDDVDIDASESSPLLDRDDAKTKQTNN, from the exons ATGCAGGTTTTG ACTTCTCAGATCCAATCTTTCTCAGAGGGATGTTGCAGAGATTACACACCAGTTAACAAGCCTACAACACAG ATGTACATCTATCTTGGACAAGCAGATGGTACAACTTTACCAATTCCTTTGAAGACTGTACCGGCTGAAGAAGGCAATGCCATAGTTGCCATGATTCCAACCAACACAACCAAAG TAAATAGCAATGATTCTAAGGACATCGAGAGCCTGAGAGATGATGTTGATATTGATGCTTCAGAATCGTCACCATTACTGGACAGAGATGATgccaaaaccaaacaaacaaacaactga